A portion of the Pelodiscus sinensis isolate JC-2024 chromosome 20, ASM4963464v1, whole genome shotgun sequence genome contains these proteins:
- the CENPX gene encoding centromere protein X isoform X1: protein MEPREERASGFRKETVNKILHLHFRDDKTKISSDALLLMAEMLKVFVREAAARGARQAQAEDLDRVDIEHVEKVLPQLLLDF, encoded by the exons ATGGAGCCGCGGGAAGAGCGCGCGAGCGGGTTCaggaag GAAACTGTGAACAAAATACTTCATCTTCACTTCAGAGATGACAAAACTAAAA TCAGCAGTGATGCTTTGCTGCTAATGGCAGAAATGCTGAAAGTGTTTGTTCGTG AAGCTGCAGCACGTGGAGCAAGGCAGGCGCAGGCCGAAGACCTGGACAGGGTGGATATTGAGCATGTGGAGAAAGTGCTGCCACAACTG CTTCTGGATTTTTAG
- the CENPX gene encoding centromere protein X isoform X2, whose protein sequence is MEPREERASGFRKETVNKILHLHFRDDKTKISSDALLLMAEMLKVFVRAAARGARQAQAEDLDRVDIEHVEKVLPQLLLDF, encoded by the exons ATGGAGCCGCGGGAAGAGCGCGCGAGCGGGTTCaggaag GAAACTGTGAACAAAATACTTCATCTTCACTTCAGAGATGACAAAACTAAAA TCAGCAGTGATGCTTTGCTGCTAATGGCAGAAATGCTGAAAGTGTTTGTTCGTG CTGCAGCACGTGGAGCAAGGCAGGCGCAGGCCGAAGACCTGGACAGGGTGGATATTGAGCATGTGGAGAAAGTGCTGCCACAACTG CTTCTGGATTTTTAG